Within Sulfurimonas sp. hsl 1-7, the genomic segment ATCTCACTTACAGAGATGAGAGATGGGAAGATGTACTGGAGATTGATGGCAGACCTTAATCCTTCGATCGTAAATGAAGCCGATCAAGAAGCTTTTGATACAATGCTTCAAGATGCTAGCGGTCCGTTTTATGAAGAGGGGAGTGCTCAAGGTGATCGTTACTTTGCAATCCCTGTTTTAAATAGAACACGCGGAGTAAGTCATTTCTATCTTGAAAACTTTAGCAGCGGTGACTTTGTAATAGATAAAAACTTTGCTCTTTCATTTGGAAAAAAGGTAATAGATAAATATATTGAAATTATCTCAAATGCTATACAAAACAATCCGGAAGTATCTGAGGAAGATAAAAAAGAGCAGCTGGCATATCATACAACCTATTTATTCCAGGTTTTAACGCTCGATCGCGGAACAACTTCGGGACTTTTGGTACATAACCAAAACGATGTGGGTATTATGGGTTCTATTCCTGCTCAAATAGATGTAGAGCTGTTAAAAAGCTGGATAGAGTTAATGCCAAAACCACAAGATCAACTTGTTGAGAATCTTGTAGAAGCATTAGGGGGCAGTGGTATTGTTGATGTCGACGAAACAGTGAAAACTAAACTGGCAAATGCAGTACGCGAACATTATAAGAAAAATCCTGAAGCTATCTCAATGCAAGCTTCAGGTGCAATTATTCCTCCAACCGTTGCAAATCACGGATCGCTGTTAAATTAGCGTAAAAATTTTGTAACCCTTGGGTTACGTTTAATTGCTTCCTGCTTTGCTTCCTCTGTTGCATTAATGATGTTTTTAATAACAAACGGATTCACTTTTACCGCTTCTAATTGTACTTTGTCTGAAGGATAAGGGATAAACTGAATAATTTGAGGATTATGTTTTACAGCAGCTATTTGCGCTTCTTCAGTAAATGTATTTATCAATTTAGTTAATGCTATATTAAAACTGCCGTCTTTCATAATTTTATTAACTGCAAGAACCTGGATCTCTTTAGTTGGATTGTTAATCTCTTCAATAGCTCTTGGAGAACTTTCCAGTGCTGCTTTTTGTACATTATAAGAAGGGTCCTGTATAAATTGCACTTTCCACCAGTACTCTGTAACTGCTTTAATTTGTTCCTCTTCACT encodes:
- a CDS encoding coproporphyrinogen III oxidase codes for the protein MVYAKSEFAKDALAVVEELQSYFATKLGDVSKQFGSDKPFERVEWLRDNGAHGGGSRYEARDEEIFNRGSVNVSQVHYDDDATKKLSSATAISTIIHPKNPRVPSMHMHISLTEMRDGKMYWRLMADLNPSIVNEADQEAFDTMLQDASGPFYEEGSAQGDRYFAIPVLNRTRGVSHFYLENFSSGDFVIDKNFALSFGKKVIDKYIEIISNAIQNNPEVSEEDKKEQLAYHTTYLFQVLTLDRGTTSGLLVHNQNDVGIMGSIPAQIDVELLKSWIELMPKPQDQLVENLVEALGGSGIVDVDETVKTKLANAVREHYKKNPEAISMQASGAIIPPTVANHGSLLN